Proteins from one Flavobacterium branchiarum genomic window:
- the coaBC gene encoding bifunctional phosphopantothenoylcysteine decarboxylase/phosphopantothenate--cysteine ligase CoaBC — MSVLNGKKILLGVSGGIAAYKTASLVRLFIKAGAEIQVIMTPASKDFVTPLTLSTLSKNPVHSTFFNQEEENEKWNNHVELGLWADLMLIAPATANTMSKMANGTCDNLLIATYLSAKCPVYFAPAMDLDMYIHPSTLSSFSLLKQFGNTMIPAESGELASGLTGEGRMAEPENIIAFLEADLESKLPLKGKKFLITAGPTYEAIDPVRFIGNHSSGKMGFDIASEAANLGASVILVAGPTNCKVTNATVKVVSVTSAQEMYDACHQYYSDVDVAIAAAAVADYRPKTVASQKIKKASEDFTIELEKTKDILFSLGEIKKNQFLIGFALETENEIENAKLKIQKKNLDLIVINSLQDVGAGFGGKTNKVTFIDRFFTIEPMELKSKEAVATDILNKVIKHFYE, encoded by the coding sequence ATGTCAGTTTTAAACGGTAAGAAAATTTTACTAGGAGTTTCTGGTGGAATTGCAGCCTATAAAACAGCATCATTAGTACGACTTTTTATAAAAGCAGGTGCCGAGATTCAAGTAATCATGACACCTGCTTCTAAGGATTTTGTAACGCCACTTACGTTATCTACCTTATCAAAAAATCCTGTGCATTCTACTTTTTTTAATCAAGAAGAGGAGAATGAAAAATGGAACAATCACGTCGAATTAGGGCTTTGGGCCGATTTGATGCTAATTGCTCCTGCTACCGCAAATACAATGTCAAAAATGGCAAATGGTACTTGTGATAATCTATTAATAGCAACTTATTTATCGGCAAAATGTCCAGTTTACTTTGCACCAGCAATGGATTTGGATATGTATATACATCCTTCTACTTTATCAAGTTTTTCGTTGTTAAAGCAGTTTGGTAATACTATGATTCCTGCTGAGAGTGGGGAGTTAGCTAGCGGATTAACAGGAGAAGGTCGTATGGCTGAGCCAGAAAATATCATAGCTTTTTTAGAGGCTGATTTAGAAAGTAAATTACCGCTTAAGGGAAAAAAGTTTTTAATTACAGCTGGACCAACTTACGAAGCAATAGATCCAGTTCGATTTATAGGAAATCATTCTTCGGGTAAAATGGGATTTGATATTGCCTCAGAAGCAGCAAACTTAGGTGCTTCGGTAATTCTTGTTGCTGGGCCTACAAATTGTAAAGTAACAAACGCAACTGTAAAAGTAGTTTCGGTGACATCTGCGCAAGAAATGTACGATGCGTGCCATCAGTATTACTCAGATGTGGATGTAGCAATTGCAGCAGCAGCGGTTGCAGATTATAGACCAAAAACGGTTGCATCTCAAAAAATAAAAAAAGCTTCAGAAGATTTTACAATTGAGTTAGAGAAGACAAAAGATATCTTGTTTTCATTAGGAGAAATTAAAAAAAATCAGTTTTTAATTGGGTTTGCTTTAGAAACTGAAAATGAAATTGAAAATGCAAAGCTGAAAATTCAGAAAAAAAACTTAGATTTGATAGTTATAAATTCTTTACAGGATGTAGGAGCTGGTTTTGGTGGAAAGACTAATAAAGTAACCTTTATTGATAGGTTTTTTACTATTGAACCAATGGAGTTAAAATCTAAAGAAGCAGTTGCTACTGATATTTTAAATAAAGTGATAAAGCATTTTTATGAATAA
- the recN gene encoding DNA repair protein RecN produces MITSLSIKNYALIEKLTIDFSKGFSIITGETGAGKSIILGALGLVLGKRADLTSLKNKEEKCIIEAHFKISKYNLQAFFEANDLDYEDDTIIRREILPSGKSRAFINDSPVNLQELQELSLYLIDIHSQQQTQELSEESVQFQIIDAIADNLGVIVEYQNILKKYKSDKTKLNSLLKKQSESAKEQEYNTFLLNELVAAQLKSGQQEELEEEFEKLNNVEIIKESIDRSLAIANEEQFGVIQNLNEIKASLHKIATFSTEYQTLSERVTSLAIEFDDVSIELQKASEKLLNDPARLDFISQKLQVIYNLQKKHQVASVDDLIEIQTKLENSVLELGNIEEEIAKLTTSIDQKAAELDVFANKIHENRITAIPLLSEKLITILETLGMPNVRFKIDINYGETYFQNGKDELQFLFSANKGTDFGILKKVASGGEMSRIMLAVKAILAQYSKLPTLIFDEIDTGVSGEIAIRMGEIMKEMSKQMQIFAITHLPQIAAKGDSHFKVFKSTIDDDTQSELKLLSQEERIVEIAQMLSGSVVSDSALNHAKALLN; encoded by the coding sequence ATGATTACTTCATTGTCAATAAAAAATTATGCACTGATTGAAAAATTAACTATTGATTTTTCAAAAGGATTTTCTATAATTACTGGTGAAACAGGAGCAGGAAAATCTATAATATTAGGCGCATTAGGCTTGGTTTTAGGTAAAAGAGCCGATTTGACTTCATTGAAAAATAAAGAGGAAAAATGTATTATTGAAGCGCATTTTAAGATTTCAAAATACAATCTTCAAGCCTTTTTTGAGGCTAATGATTTAGATTATGAAGATGATACTATAATAAGACGCGAAATTTTGCCGTCAGGTAAATCACGTGCTTTTATAAATGACAGTCCAGTAAATCTTCAGGAGTTGCAGGAGTTGAGTTTGTATTTAATAGATATTCACTCGCAACAACAAACTCAGGAATTATCCGAAGAAAGCGTACAGTTTCAGATTATTGATGCAATTGCAGATAATCTAGGTGTTATTGTTGAATATCAGAATATTTTAAAGAAGTATAAATCGGATAAAACAAAACTGAATTCACTGCTTAAAAAACAAAGCGAATCAGCAAAAGAACAAGAGTATAATACTTTTCTTTTGAATGAATTGGTTGCTGCTCAATTAAAATCAGGTCAACAAGAAGAATTAGAAGAAGAATTTGAAAAACTTAACAATGTTGAGATTATCAAAGAATCGATAGATAGGTCATTGGCTATAGCTAATGAAGAACAATTTGGAGTAATTCAAAATCTAAATGAAATTAAAGCATCTTTACATAAAATTGCTACTTTTTCAACAGAATATCAAACTTTATCCGAAAGAGTAACAAGTTTAGCAATTGAATTCGATGATGTATCTATTGAATTGCAAAAGGCATCTGAAAAATTATTAAATGATCCAGCAAGGCTTGATTTTATTAGTCAAAAATTACAGGTTATTTATAATTTACAAAAAAAGCATCAAGTTGCATCGGTTGATGATTTAATTGAAATCCAGACTAAATTAGAAAATTCAGTTCTTGAATTAGGAAATATTGAAGAAGAAATTGCAAAATTGACTACTTCAATTGATCAAAAAGCAGCTGAATTAGATGTTTTCGCTAACAAAATTCATGAAAATAGAATTACTGCAATTCCATTATTGTCCGAAAAGTTAATTACAATTTTAGAAACATTAGGGATGCCAAATGTTCGTTTTAAAATTGATATTAATTACGGAGAGACTTATTTCCAAAATGGAAAGGATGAGCTTCAGTTTTTATTCTCAGCAAATAAAGGAACAGACTTCGGTATACTTAAAAAAGTAGCTTCGGGAGGAGAAATGTCTCGTATTATGTTAGCTGTAAAAGCAATTTTAGCGCAGTATTCAAAACTACCAACCTTAATTTTCGATGAAATCGATACAGGGGTTTCAGGAGAAATAGCTATTAGAATGGGAGAGATTATGAAAGAGATGAGTAAGCAAATGCAAATCTTTGCAATAACCCATTTACCTCAAATTGCGGCCAAAGGAGATTCTCATTTTAAGGTGTTTAAGTCAACAATTGATGATGATACGCAGTCAGAATTGAAGCTTTTATCTCAAGAAGAACGCATTGTAGAAATTGCTCAAATGTTATCAGGGTCAGTTGTTTCTGATTCGGCTTTAAATCATGCTAAAGCCTTGCTCAACTAA
- the fabV gene encoding enoyl-ACP reductase FabV, protein MIIEPRMRGFICLTSHPKGCEQNVKNQIEYIKSKGPIEGAKKVLVIGASTGFGLASRITSAFGSNAATIGVFFEKPPVEGKTASPGWYNSAAFESEAHKAGLYAKSINGDAFSNEIKQQTIDLIKADLGQIDLIIYSLASPVRLHPVTGVLHRSVLKPIGSTFTNKTVDFHTGNVTEVSIEPCTEEEIANTIAVMGGEDWSMWMDALKKENLLAPGATTVAYSYIGPSLTEAVYRKGTIGRAKDDLEATAFAITDSLKDLGGKAYVSVNKALVTQASSAIPVIPLYISLLYKIMKAEGIHEGCIEQIQRLFQDRLYTGQPIPTDEKGRIRIDDWEMREDVQEKVAKLWLEATTETLPAIGDLAGYRNDFLNLFGFEFEGVDYKADTNEVVGIESIA, encoded by the coding sequence ATGATTATAGAACCAAGAATGAGAGGATTCATTTGTTTGACATCTCACCCAAAAGGATGCGAGCAAAATGTAAAAAATCAAATAGAATACATAAAATCTAAAGGGCCAATTGAAGGAGCTAAAAAAGTATTAGTAATTGGAGCTTCAACAGGTTTTGGATTGGCATCTAGAATTACAAGCGCATTTGGATCTAATGCAGCTACAATTGGAGTGTTTTTTGAAAAACCACCAGTTGAAGGAAAAACAGCTTCTCCAGGGTGGTATAACTCAGCAGCTTTTGAAAGTGAAGCGCACAAAGCAGGTTTATATGCAAAAAGTATCAACGGTGATGCTTTTTCTAATGAAATTAAACAACAAACAATAGACTTGATTAAAGCTGATTTAGGTCAGATTGATTTAATTATTTATAGTTTAGCTTCTCCAGTACGTTTGCACCCTGTAACAGGAGTATTGCATCGTTCAGTTTTAAAACCAATTGGAAGTACATTTACTAATAAAACAGTTGATTTTCATACAGGAAATGTAACAGAAGTTTCTATTGAGCCATGTACAGAAGAAGAGATTGCTAATACTATAGCAGTTATGGGTGGTGAAGATTGGTCAATGTGGATGGACGCATTGAAAAAAGAAAATTTATTAGCTCCAGGAGCTACAACAGTTGCTTATTCGTATATAGGGCCATCTTTAACAGAGGCAGTTTATCGTAAAGGAACAATTGGTCGTGCTAAAGATGATTTAGAAGCTACAGCATTTGCTATTACAGATAGTTTAAAAGATCTAGGTGGTAAAGCTTATGTTTCGGTTAATAAAGCGTTAGTTACACAAGCGAGTTCAGCAATTCCAGTTATTCCGTTATATATTTCATTATTGTATAAAATCATGAAAGCCGAAGGTATTCATGAAGGATGTATTGAGCAAATTCAACGTTTATTCCAAGATAGATTATATACAGGACAACCAATTCCTACAGATGAAAAAGGAAGAATCCGTATAGATGATTGGGAAATGCGTGAGGATGTTCAAGAAAAAGTAGCTAAATTATGGTTGGAAGCAACTACAGAAACTTTGCCAGCAATTGGTGATTTGGCTGGATATAGAAACGATTTCTTAAACTTATTCGGATTCGAATTTGAAGGAGTAGATTACAAAGCAGACACAAATGAAGTAGTTGGAATAGAAAGTATAGCTTAA
- a CDS encoding DUF4835 family protein, with translation MNKILSFLLFLSFGLTQAQQLNCTVTVNSQMLPNANQQVFKTLQTALSEFVNNTDWTGSALKQNEKINCSMYLTITSNSSDQFSGTIQIQSSRLIYNSTYSSPVFNFNDKDLSFRYTEFENLLYNPNVFESNLVSIMTFYSYMILGMDADTFMPALGTPFFETAQNIANVAQQGGFKGWSQSDGVQNRYFLINDMLAPTYNDLRQCVYGYHAGLDVMNQDLKTAKEKIKASLMLLGKLNATKPNAFLTRVFFDAKSDEIVSIFSGGPSVSITDLVENLNRVSPMNSTKWGQIKY, from the coding sequence ATGAATAAAATACTTTCTTTTTTGTTGTTTTTATCTTTTGGTCTTACACAGGCACAACAGTTAAATTGTACTGTAACAGTAAATTCACAAATGCTTCCAAATGCAAATCAACAAGTTTTTAAAACGCTACAAACTGCGTTGAGTGAATTTGTTAATAATACAGATTGGACAGGGAGTGCGCTAAAGCAAAATGAGAAAATAAACTGTTCTATGTATTTAACTATTACATCTAATAGTTCAGATCAGTTTTCAGGTACCATACAAATACAATCTTCACGATTAATTTATAATTCGACATACTCATCTCCAGTTTTTAATTTTAACGATAAAGATTTGAGTTTTAGATATACCGAATTTGAAAATTTATTGTACAATCCAAACGTTTTCGAGTCGAACCTTGTATCTATAATGACATTTTATAGTTATATGATCTTAGGAATGGATGCTGATACTTTTATGCCAGCTCTAGGGACTCCATTTTTTGAAACTGCTCAAAATATAGCAAATGTTGCTCAACAAGGAGGTTTTAAAGGATGGAGTCAGTCAGATGGAGTTCAAAATCGTTATTTCTTAATTAATGATATGCTTGCGCCAACATACAATGATTTAAGACAATGTGTTTATGGATATCATGCGGGGTTGGATGTGATGAATCAGGATTTAAAAACTGCAAAAGAAAAAATCAAAGCTTCGTTAATGCTTCTAGGGAAATTAAATGCTACAAAACCAAATGCTTTTTTAACAAGAGTATTTTTTGATGCAAAATCAGATGAAATTGTATCTATATTTTCAGGAGGTCCGAGTGTTTCTATAACAGATTTAGTAGAGAATTTAAACAGGGTTTCGCCTATGAACTCTACTAAATGGGGACAGATTAAATATTAA